GTGATCCTCGAACTCGACGACGTCACCGTCACCTTCGCCGCCGGCCCCCCGCTCCGCCGCATCCACCTCGACGCCATGCGGCACGTCTCGCTCCAGGTCGCCGAAGGCGAGACGCTCGGCCTGGTCGGCGAGTCCGGCTCGGGCAAGACGACCACCAGCCGGGTCGCGCTCGGCCTGCGACGACCCACGTCCGGCACGGTCAGGTTCGGCGGCCGCCCGTTCCCGAAGCGGCGGCGCGAGCTGGCCGGCCGCATGCAGGCCGTGCTCCAGCACCCGCACTGGTCGCTGAACCCGCGCATGCGCGTCGGCCAGAGCGTGGCCGAGCCGCTGGACGTGCTGGGCCGTACGGACCCGGGCGCCGTCACCGAGATGCTGGAGCACGTCGGCCTGAGCGCGGGCTTCGCCGACCGGTACCCGCACGAGCTGTCCGGCGGCCAGCGCCAGCGCGTCTCGATCGCCCGTGCCCTGGTCACCAGGCCGGGCTTCATCGTCTTCGACGAGGCCGTCAGCGCGCTGGACGTCTCCGTACAGGTACAGATCCTCAACCTGATCAAGGACCTGCAGGCGGAGTACGGCTTCAGCGCCCTGTTCATCTCGCACGACCTCGGCGCGGTCCGCTACGTCGCCGACCGCATCGCCGTCATGCGCAAGGGCGAGGTCGTCGAGACGGCCGAGACCCGCACCTTCTACACCGCGCCCGCCCACGAGTACTCGAAGCAACTGCTGGAGGCCCTATGACCACCGAGCACCGGCTCGCGACGCCCTCGGCGTTCGCACCCGGCGTCCCCCGCAACGCGGACCTGCCGCTGACCCCGCAGCCCAGCCCGGGGCGCGGCTCGGTCGCGTTCGACCTGCCCGGCGTGCGCGTGGGCACCGCCGAGTACGGCGAGGGCCCCACCGGCTGCACCGTGATCCACCTGCCGAAGGGCGCCCGCACGGCCGTGGACGCGCGCGGCGGCGCGGTCGGCATGAGCGGCGGCTACGACTACAACCACGCCATCTGCCTGGCGGGCGGCTCGGTGTACGGGCTGGCCGCGGCGGCGGGGGTCAGCGACGAGCTGCTCTCCCAGCGGAACAACCTCACCAAGTGGGACGAGCTGCAACTGGTGTCCGGGGCGGTGATCTACGACTTCTCCTGCCGCGACACCGCCGTCTACCCCGACGCCGAGCTGGGCAGGGCCGCGGTGCGGTGGGCGAAGGAGGGCGAGTTCCCCGTGGGCCGGTGCGGCGCGGGGCGCACGGCGAGCGCGGGCAAGGTGGACTTCGGCCGGGCCGAGTTCGCCGGGCAGGGCGCCGCGTTCGGCACGTTCGGCGAGATCAAGG
The nucleotide sequence above comes from Nonomuraea gerenzanensis. Encoded proteins:
- a CDS encoding ABC transporter ATP-binding protein: MILELDDVTVTFAAGPPLRRIHLDAMRHVSLQVAEGETLGLVGESGSGKTTTSRVALGLRRPTSGTVRFGGRPFPKRRRELAGRMQAVLQHPHWSLNPRMRVGQSVAEPLDVLGRTDPGAVTEMLEHVGLSAGFADRYPHELSGGQRQRVSIARALVTRPGFIVFDEAVSALDVSVQVQILNLIKDLQAEYGFSALFISHDLGAVRYVADRIAVMRKGEVVETAETRTFYTAPAHEYSKQLLEAL
- a CDS encoding P1 family peptidase, translated to MTTEHRLATPSAFAPGVPRNADLPLTPQPSPGRGSVAFDLPGVRVGTAEYGEGPTGCTVIHLPKGARTAVDARGGAVGMSGGYDYNHAICLAGGSVYGLAAAAGVSDELLSQRNNLTKWDELQLVSGAVIYDFSCRDTAVYPDAELGRAAVRWAKEGEFPVGRCGAGRTASAGKVDFGRAEFAGQGAAFGTFGEIKVLVATVVNSVGAVIDRQGRVVRGNYHAELGERRHPSADYAELTEAPAVMGNTTLTVMVTNVRLTDVELLQVGRQVHSSMHRGIQPFHTLTDGDTMFAMTTDEVEPAGVKPTGLGTLASEVAWDAILSAAE